TAAAGACAATGGATAAGTTTGTCCTAAGCGCCGTTTCTTCATCTGCTTTACCCAAAAAATCTCAATACATGTTGGACTATCCCCGGAAAACAGCAACAAGATAACCGGTGTGTCCAACTCGAAGACAAATTCTAAAACCTTTTACCCGTTAACGCATAATTTGGGTTTATCTTTAACGTTTAAGTAATGAAAGCATAAAGCCATAATACTACGACGTTGTCAAGAAAAATTTTGCCATTAACTAGCATCCCTCACCGGTCTTCGTGGCAAGGTCACGCGAAGGGCAATGGATAAAATTTGGTGGCTCTGCGGACCGATCCATCAGACAAATTGAGGTGGAGGTATTATAAGCGGGCTATAAGCAATTTTCTAACCGGAAATTACTGATCTCAGGTGAATTCGCAAGATCATCTTGAAAATGAAATCGTGTGCGATTTTTTCCTTGACAACTGTTGCTACATTATTCTAGTGGATTTTTATTCCTTAAACGTTAAAGCAACCATATGAAAGGAAGCGCCTGTGATGTTGAATAACAGAGATGGGGCTTTGTGGGGTATGGAGTAAGGCCATGGCGGACGCGAGAATTCCTAAGACCGGTATGAATGCAGTATCAGGGCTTGGATTGAAAATTTTTTCAGACGACGAGATAGAGACCATTCATTACGCGACACTGGAAGTGCTCCATGAAGTGGGAATAAAGGTGGAGTCGGAAAAAGCACTTGAAATCTTCCATGGCGGCGGGGCGCTTATAGAAAAAATGAACGGATACGGCATCGTAAAATTTCCATCTTACCTTGTGGAAGACTGCATCCGATGTGCTCCTCGTACTATAACCTGGTATGGTCGGGATCCTGCGAATGACTTCAAGGTGGAACCTCATCGAGTGGGATTCAGTACGTTTGGTGAATGCATTCAACTTATAGATCCCTATACACGTGAACTGAGGTCACCAACAAAAAAGGACCTGGCCGACGCGACCAGGGTTTGTGACTATCTGGATGAAATAGCCGTTGTGGAAAGGGCCGTCGGGTCTCTGGATCAATACTCTGAAAGCCAATCCCTGCACAATTTTCAAGCAATGGCCACCAATACCACAAAGCATATCTTCCTGGGTTTCAATAATGGTGAAAGTGCCAAAAGGATCATCGAGATGGCGGCTGCCTGTGTTGGAGGCATGGAAAATCTCAGGCAAAGACCGATTGTAACAGCCTTTGTCTGTCCTACCAGCCCCCTTGAGTTGGTTCACACATGCACTGACGTCATCATAGAATGCGCTAGCTCAGGGATTGGAGTAAGCCCTGTCTCCATGGTCCTCTCAGGTGCCACCGCTCCAGCCACCCTGGCGGGTTCATTGATCACACACAATGCCGAGGTATTGAGTGCTATTGTATTGACTCAGTT
This genomic stretch from Deltaproteobacteria bacterium harbors:
- a CDS encoding trimethylamine methyltransferase family protein, with the protein product MADARIPKTGMNAVSGLGLKIFSDDEIETIHYATLEVLHEVGIKVESEKALEIFHGGGALIEKMNGYGIVKFPSYLVEDCIRCAPRTITWYGRDPANDFKVEPHRVGFSTFGECIQLIDPYTRELRSPTKKDLADATRVCDYLDEIAVVERAVGSLDQYSESQSLHNFQAMATNTTKHIFLGFNNGESAKRIIEMAAACVGGMENLRQRPIVTAFVCPTSPLELVHTCTDVIIECASSGIGVSPVSMVLSGATAPATLAGSLITHNAEVLSAIVLTQLTRKGTPCTYASCSTIMDLRFAGPAIGTPEYGIISAGLTRIAQYYQLPCWVGGGNSDSKLPDAQAAYEAGLTTTISALAGANIIYGAGCLESGLTFDFGKLNYQMALDVIKEVGPGGEYITHQHTYDNMKKMSRSNLFDRRKRDAWLEKTGGKNLTERAYDEVKHILKSHRPLPLPDGAAESMRSIIEEYESELTARRN